From one Cucurbita pepo subsp. pepo cultivar mu-cu-16 chromosome LG17, ASM280686v2, whole genome shotgun sequence genomic stretch:
- the LOC111778477 gene encoding subtilisin-like protease SBT1.4 has protein sequence MANLHLCSSGFFFLILCFVPVIFSRSLQNQETFIVHVSKSEKPALFSSHHHWHSSILESLSPSPHPTKLLYSYELAANGFSARITAAQAAELRRIPGVISVIPDRVRQLHTTRTPHFLGLADSQGLWAETNYADDVIIGVLDTGIWPERPSFSDEGLSPVPATWKGTCQTGVGFSASACNRKIIGARAYFSGYESAVRRSLQGSSDFKSARDTDGHGTHTASTAAGSFVKNASFFQYARGEARGMASRARIAAYKICWELGCYDSDILAAMDQAIADGVHIISLSVGSSGRPPAYYRDSIAIGAFGAMQHGVVVSCSAGNSGPGPYTAVNIAPWIITVGASTIDREFLADVILGDGRVFSGVSLYSGDSLGDSKLPLVYAGDCGDRYCYSGTLDSSKVAGKIVVCDRGGNARVAKGSAVKTAGGLGMILANTEENGEELLADSHLIPGTMIGEIAGNTLKDYIHSDPSPTATIVFRGTVIGDSPPAPRVAAFSSRGPNYRTAEILKPDVIAPGVNILAGWSGYSSPTSLSIDPRRVEFNIISGTSMSCPHVSGVAALLRKAFPTWSPAAIKSALVTTSYSLDSSGRPITDLSTSKQSNPFVHGAGHIDPNKALNPGLIYDLNPQDYVSFLCSIGYDSRQIAVFVKDSPYAQLCEHKLTSPGNLNYPSFAVVFDSDGDEVVKYTRTVTNVGDEVDAVYEVKVESPQGVEITVLPNKLEFSAKNRTQSYEITFTKINGIKNSASFGSIQWSDGSHIVRSPVAVSFNSGYIASM, from the coding sequence ATGGCGAATCTCCATCTCTGTTCCTCgggtttcttcttcctcatcctCTGTTTTGTTCCTGTAATTTTCTCTCGATCGCTGCAAAATCAGGAGACCTTCATTGTTCACGTCTCCAAATCGGAGAAGCCTGCTCTGTTTTCCTCTCATCATCATTGGCACTCCTCCATTCTAGAATCACTCTCTCCTTCTCCTCATCCGACGAAGCTTCTTTATAGCTACGAACTTGCCGCTAATGGTTTCTCTGCACGCATCACGGCTGCTCAGGCGGCGGAACTGCGTCGGATTCCTGGAGTTATTTCGGTGATTCCTGATCGAGTCCGTCAGCTTCATACGACTAGGACGCCTCATTTCTTAGGTTTGGCGGATAGCCAAGGGCTCTGGGCGGAAACTAATTATGCTGATGATGTGATTATTGGCGTTCTAGATACTGGAATTTGGCCGGAACGACCGAGTTTCTCTGATGAGGGACTTTCTCCGGTTCCGGCGACATGGAAAGGCACCTGTCAGACTGGGGTAGGGTTTTCGGCTTCGGCCTGTAATCGGAAGATTATTGGTGCGAGAGCGTACTTTTCTGGATACGAATCTGCTGTACGAAGATCGCTTCAAGGTTCATCAGATTTCAAATCTGCTAGGGATACGGACGGCCATGGGACTCACACTGCCTCTACAGCTGCAGGTTCGTTCGTCAAGAACGCGAGTTTTTTTCAATACGCTCGTGGAGAAGCTAGAGGCATGGCGAGCAGAGCTCGTATTGCTGCCTACAAAATCTGCTGGGAACTTGGTTGTTACGATTCTGACATCCTCGCCGCTATGGATCAGGCGATTGCCGATGGAGTCCACATCATCTCTCTCTCAGTCGGATCCTCCGGTCGGCCCCCTGCGTACTATCGAGATTCTATCGCAATCGGAGCATTCGGCGCGATGCAGCACGGCGTTGTCGTCTCTTGCTCCGCTGGAAACTCTGGTCCCGGTCCCTATACGGCTGTGAACATCGCTCCATGGATCATCACCGTCGGTGCCTCCACAATCGACAGAGAATTTCTCGCCGATGTGATTCTCGGAGACGGTAGGGTTTTCAGCGGCGTATCGCTCTATTCCGGCGATTCTCTTGGTGATTCCAAGCTTCCATTGGTCTATGCTGGAGATTGTGGTGACAGGTATTGTTATTCTGGAACTCTCGATTCGTCGAAAGTCGCCGGGAAGATCGTCGTGTGTGATCGAGGAGGGAACGCCAGAGTCGCCAAAGGAAGTGCCGTGAAAACCGCCGGAGGTCTTGGTATGATACTCGCCAATACGGAGGAAAACGGCGAAGAGCTCTTAGCAGATTCACATCTTATTCCGGGAACTATGATTGGAGAAATCGCCGGTAACACACTTAAAGACTACATCCATTCAGATCCGAGCCCCACTGCTACAATTGTGTTTCGCGGAACTGTAATCGGCGATTCGCCTCCGGCTCCGAGAGTCGCAGCCTTCTCCAGCCGCGGCCCGAACTACAGGACGGCGGAGATTCTGAAACCAGACGTTATAGCTCCGGGAGTTAACATTTTGGCCGGCTGGAGTGGCTACAGCAGTCCAACCAGTCTAAGCATCGATCCGCGAAGAGTCGAGTTCAATATCATCTCCGGAACTTCAATGTCTTGCCCTCACGTCAGCGGCGTCGCCGCCTTGCTCCGGAAGGCTTTTCCAACATGGTCGCCAGCGGCAATCAAATCTGCTCTGGTCACCACTTCTTACTCTTTGGATTCTTCCGGCCGCCCAATCACAGATCTCTCCACCAGCAAACAATCAAATCCGTTCGTTCATGGCGCCGGCCACATCGATCCCAACAAAGCTCTGAATCCGGGCCTGATTTATGATCTCAATCCTCAGGACTACGTTTCATTTCTCTGCTCGATTGGTTACGACTCTCGCCAAATAGCTGTTTTCGTGAAGGATTCTCCATACGCCCAACTTTGTGAACACAAATTGACCAGCCCTGGTAATCTGAACTACCCATCCTTCGCCGTCGTGTTCGATTCCGACGGCGACGAGGTGGTGAAATACACAAGAACTGTCACAAATGTCGGAGACGAAGTTGATGCTGTTTATGAAGTGAAAGTAGAATCCCCACAAGGAGTGGAAATCACTGTTCTTCCAAACAAGCTGGAGTTCAGCGCAAAGAATCGGACACAGTCTTATGAGATTACATTCACCAAAATCAATGGAATCAAGAACTCAGCAAGCTTCGGGTCAATTCAATGGAGTGATGGAAGTCACATTGTTAGGAGTCCAGTAGCTGTCTCGTTCAACAGTGGATACATAGCATCAATGTAA